The following proteins are co-located in the Flectobacillus major DSM 103 genome:
- the fabG gene encoding 3-oxoacyl-[acyl-carrier-protein] reductase has protein sequence MGLLQNKVALVTGASRGIGRAIAIRFAQQGANVAFTYLSSVEKGQALEAELEAFGIKAKGYRSDASDFKQAEELVNQVLADFGAIDTLINNAGITKDGLLMRMSEEQWDSVIQVNLKSVFNLTKAAIKSMMKAKSGSIINLTSVVGLRGNAGQANYAASKAGIIGFTKSVALELGSRNIRSNAIAPGFIETEMTGELNEAATEEWKKSIPLKRGGQPEEVADACIFLASDMSRYITGQVIQVDGGMLT, from the coding sequence ATGGGTTTACTACAAAACAAAGTAGCATTAGTTACAGGTGCATCAAGAGGAATCGGTAGAGCAATCGCCATCCGTTTTGCTCAGCAAGGTGCCAATGTCGCATTTACATATTTGTCTTCCGTAGAAAAAGGACAAGCTTTAGAAGCCGAATTAGAAGCTTTTGGTATAAAAGCCAAAGGGTATCGTTCGGATGCTTCTGATTTTAAACAAGCAGAAGAGCTTGTTAATCAGGTGCTTGCTGATTTTGGGGCAATCGATACGCTTATCAACAATGCTGGTATTACCAAAGACGGACTGTTGATGCGTATGTCTGAAGAACAGTGGGATTCTGTGATTCAGGTAAACTTGAAATCGGTATTTAATTTAACGAAAGCCGCAATCAAGTCGATGATGAAAGCCAAGTCGGGCTCTATTATCAACCTTACCTCAGTAGTAGGTTTGCGTGGAAATGCTGGACAAGCCAACTATGCTGCTTCAAAAGCGGGAATCATTGGTTTTACAAAATCGGTAGCTTTAGAACTGGGCTCAAGAAATATCCGTTCAAATGCTATTGCACCGGGTTTTATCGAAACAGAAATGACTGGTGAACTCAACGAAGCTGCTACAGAAGAATGGAAAAAATCAATTCCGTTAAAGCGTGGTGGTCAGCCAGAAGAAGTAGCCGACGCTTGTATCTTCTTAGCTTCTGATATGTCTCGTTATATTACAGGGCAAGTGATTCAGGTTGATGGTGGTATGTTGACCTAG
- a CDS encoding WG repeat-containing protein, producing the protein MKSTFLLTYLLSITHIFYAKSLEKRGVFTLLAAHTKGISTLVYHKTLSAIDPGKNADAQTCFNNKSGVPLVKSTDLEGKNILAFPLDKLRSNVRYGFIENYKQGFARIKKDQVWGFLNLCGEEVIPSQYEQAEAFNNGKALVKKHDWFFVDALGNESDIFQDVKDAKALANGISWIKLNSGKCALINNSFDKTNQYISPLYDDITPISSSVFAVKMNNKWGLWKIEDKSPVVPNFDLIAPTGVNGLIKIKTGDKIGLANTNGDIIWPPQYGILTDADANGFVKGIDDNTQQLINTKTLKISKVFKNISDFDTRGLAIVQSNNNLFGIINKDFTVLIEPQYTSLGSIGEFDLLPASKEIVGKGVKFGFINLAGQDVIPFNYEAVGKINKKGMLVVKEIVSCNLDAKGSKIGTCKADKVIDVNGGTVVLPITKYPDAGKINYTVTDSTVQNCIVVKAYRSNEKVRAFKYILVREDDFKVITPEPFEQVQTTAQFLFVKLDGLWGTLDFSGKYLAKCQFKNVAASTEGFYLVQHENSKFGYVDTKGKIQIPPEYTFLDSFNNGLAIASKGNNQIGLINKFNAKVAPCIFTSVVLDSSYNYDLLDTNQNRFKLNKSGDCLTNCAKFDEVRSKVNKDN; encoded by the coding sequence ATGAAAAGTACATTTCTATTAACGTATTTATTGTCAATAACTCATATTTTCTATGCCAAAAGCCTAGAAAAAAGAGGGGTATTTACCTTATTGGCTGCTCATACCAAGGGTATTTCAACCTTGGTTTATCACAAAACTTTGTCAGCTATAGACCCTGGCAAAAATGCTGATGCTCAAACCTGTTTTAATAACAAATCGGGTGTACCATTAGTAAAATCTACCGACTTGGAAGGAAAAAATATTTTGGCTTTTCCACTCGATAAGCTCAGAAGTAATGTTCGCTATGGCTTTATTGAAAATTATAAACAAGGCTTTGCCAGAATCAAGAAAGACCAAGTATGGGGCTTTTTGAACCTATGTGGCGAAGAAGTTATTCCTAGCCAATACGAACAAGCTGAGGCTTTTAATAATGGAAAAGCTTTGGTAAAAAAACATGATTGGTTTTTTGTAGATGCTTTGGGCAATGAAAGTGATATTTTTCAAGATGTAAAAGATGCCAAAGCTTTAGCCAATGGTATTAGTTGGATAAAACTCAATTCAGGAAAATGTGCCTTAATTAACAATAGTTTTGACAAAACTAATCAGTATATCTCTCCTCTTTACGATGACATTACGCCAATTAGCTCATCGGTATTTGCGGTAAAAATGAACAATAAATGGGGGCTTTGGAAAATTGAAGATAAAAGCCCCGTTGTGCCTAATTTTGATTTAATTGCTCCTACGGGAGTAAATGGCCTTATCAAAATCAAAACAGGCGATAAAATTGGACTAGCCAATACCAATGGCGACATTATTTGGCCTCCACAATATGGTATCTTGACCGATGCCGATGCCAATGGATTTGTGAAGGGTATTGACGATAATACTCAACAGCTTATCAATACCAAAACACTCAAAATCAGTAAAGTTTTTAAAAATATCAGTGATTTTGATACCCGTGGATTGGCAATTGTACAGAGTAACAACAACCTTTTTGGTATTATCAACAAAGATTTTACAGTTTTGATAGAACCCCAATATACATCGCTAGGCAGTATTGGCGAATTTGATTTGCTACCTGCCAGTAAGGAAATCGTAGGCAAAGGTGTTAAATTTGGATTTATCAACCTTGCAGGACAAGATGTTATTCCGTTTAATTATGAAGCTGTAGGCAAAATCAATAAAAAAGGAATGCTGGTTGTCAAAGAAATTGTAAGCTGTAACCTCGATGCCAAAGGAAGCAAAATAGGTACTTGTAAGGCCGACAAAGTAATTGATGTAAACGGCGGAACAGTGGTATTACCAATTACCAAATACCCTGATGCTGGTAAAATCAATTATACGGTTACAGACTCAACGGTACAAAACTGTATTGTTGTAAAGGCGTATCGCAGTAACGAAAAAGTTAGAGCTTTCAAATATATTTTGGTTCGGGAAGATGACTTCAAGGTAATTACGCCAGAACCATTTGAACAAGTACAAACAACAGCTCAGTTTTTGTTTGTCAAACTTGATGGCTTGTGGGGAACGTTAGATTTTTCAGGAAAATATTTGGCCAAATGTCAGTTCAAAAATGTAGCAGCCAGCACCGAAGGCTTTTATTTGGTACAGCATGAAAATAGTAAATTTGGGTATGTCGATACCAAAGGTAAAATCCAGATACCCCCCGAATATACCTTTTTAGATAGTTTCAATAATGGCTTAGCGATTGCCTCTAAAGGGAATAATCAAATAGGCCTTATCAATAAGTTCAATGCCAAAGTAGCCCCTTGTATATTTACGTCGGTAGTGCTGGACTCTAGCTATAATTATGATTTGTTAGATACCAACCAAAATAGGTTTAAACTAAACAAATCAGGAGATTGCCTTACCAACTGTGCCAAATTTGATGAAGTAAGAAGTAAAGTCAATAAAGATAATTAA
- a CDS encoding vWA domain-containing protein has translation MKFDFLFQSSPWLVPLCILVGGLYAFSLYQQASSSWSKQANWLMASFRFVASTILCFLLLNFLIRQVTQSIQKKTVVIAIDNSQSMSVVGKKILEASLKQLDELKESLTQQDYDVSFASFDSEAPTTASSVQFNKKATNLSSLIAGIKNAQEGNNLVDVVLLSDGIVNEGINPSNEKFTFAVHTIGLGDTIPKKDLSVKAVYANKIAYLGNKFPIQADIASYGFNGKSANVYLKQGAKVLEKQTISFSQNDDLKTLSFNAVANQKGVQHLTIEVDILSGEYSSKNNRQEAYIEVIDGKEKVLILALAPHPDIKALKSILDNNDNFEIDVKILTENSAPDLTSKSYDVAILHQLPDYFNAYSSAYKPLLDKGIPCLFVLGNQSGTSYLNQLNQAVRISSQAGQTDKVTSYFNSNFKVLNFETDKLELIKQMPQISVPFGEFKLLPNSEVLLYQKVGNLLTQKPLLVLNTGIKKSAIFAGEGIWSWRLEEFDLTEKHEVVDDIFLKVIQYLSTKDDKRKLRVYPINNAFLLGDKVVFETEMYNAIYEKLYNIPVKLELKDEKGGTRTYTYSTSSENSKFEISALPAGVYQYKASATILGKNELSTGEFIIKDQQIELIHTTADFDILRQLSKNTGGKFVQPNQLASLEQTILNHKVPEKIEATEDLKEMINMRWIFFLVLALFTAEWVMRKYFGGY, from the coding sequence ATGAAATTCGACTTTTTATTTCAATCTTCTCCTTGGTTGGTTCCGCTCTGTATATTGGTTGGCGGTTTATATGCTTTTTCTTTGTACCAACAAGCCTCAAGCTCGTGGAGTAAGCAAGCCAACTGGCTTATGGCTTCATTTCGCTTTGTTGCATCAACTATTCTGTGCTTTCTACTATTGAATTTTCTGATTCGTCAAGTTACGCAAAGTATTCAGAAAAAAACGGTTGTAATTGCCATTGACAACTCGCAGTCGATGAGTGTTGTAGGAAAAAAAATACTCGAAGCTTCGCTAAAACAATTAGATGAGCTAAAAGAAAGCCTAACTCAACAAGATTATGATGTGAGTTTTGCTTCGTTCGACAGCGAAGCCCCTACAACAGCAAGTTCGGTTCAATTCAATAAAAAAGCTACCAATCTTTCGTCGTTGATAGCGGGTATCAAAAATGCCCAAGAAGGCAATAATTTGGTAGATGTAGTATTGCTGTCGGATGGTATTGTTAATGAAGGCATCAATCCCAGTAACGAAAAATTTACTTTTGCTGTTCATACTATTGGCTTGGGCGATACCATTCCTAAAAAAGACCTTAGTGTAAAAGCTGTATATGCCAATAAAATAGCCTATTTAGGCAATAAATTTCCTATTCAGGCAGATATTGCATCGTATGGATTTAATGGCAAATCGGCTAATGTATATTTGAAGCAAGGTGCCAAAGTACTAGAAAAACAAACAATTAGTTTTTCGCAAAACGATGATTTAAAAACCTTATCGTTCAATGCCGTTGCTAATCAGAAAGGAGTACAACATTTAACCATAGAAGTAGATATATTGTCGGGTGAATATAGCAGCAAAAACAACCGCCAAGAGGCTTATATAGAGGTAATAGATGGAAAAGAAAAGGTATTGATTTTGGCATTGGCACCACACCCCGACATCAAGGCTTTGAAGAGTATTTTGGACAATAACGATAACTTTGAGATAGACGTAAAAATTCTGACCGAAAACTCAGCCCCCGATCTAACCTCAAAATCGTATGATGTAGCTATCTTACATCAGTTACCCGACTACTTTAATGCCTATTCGTCAGCCTATAAACCATTGTTAGACAAAGGAATACCTTGTTTGTTTGTTTTAGGGAATCAATCAGGAACATCTTACTTGAATCAACTAAACCAAGCAGTGCGAATTTCGTCGCAGGCTGGTCAAACCGATAAGGTAACAAGTTATTTCAATAGTAATTTCAAAGTATTGAATTTTGAAACAGACAAATTAGAGCTTATCAAGCAGATGCCACAAATTTCGGTACCTTTTGGCGAATTCAAGCTATTGCCTAATTCAGAAGTATTGCTTTACCAAAAAGTAGGGAATTTATTGACACAAAAACCTTTGTTAGTATTAAATACAGGCATAAAAAAATCGGCCATATTTGCAGGAGAAGGGATTTGGTCGTGGCGTTTAGAAGAGTTTGACCTGACCGAAAAACACGAAGTCGTAGATGATATTTTCTTGAAGGTGATACAATACCTTTCTACCAAAGATGATAAACGCAAACTACGAGTATATCCAATCAATAATGCGTTCTTGTTGGGCGACAAAGTGGTATTTGAAACAGAAATGTATAATGCCATTTATGAGAAATTGTATAACATTCCTGTTAAACTTGAACTCAAAGATGAGAAAGGGGGAACTCGTACCTATACGTATTCAACTTCATCCGAAAATAGTAAATTTGAAATCAGTGCTTTGCCTGCGGGTGTATATCAATACAAAGCCAGTGCTACGATTTTGGGTAAAAATGAACTGAGCACAGGCGAGTTTATTATCAAAGACCAACAAATCGAGTTGATTCATACCACTGCTGATTTTGACATACTACGACAGTTGTCTAAAAATACAGGAGGGAAGTTTGTTCAGCCCAATCAATTAGCATCTTTAGAACAGACAATACTCAACCATAAAGTTCCCGAAAAGATAGAAGCCACCGAAGACCTCAAAGAAATGATTAATATGCGTTGGATATTCTTCTTGGTTTTGGCATTATTCACCGCCGAATGGGTTATGCGTAAATACTTTGGCGGGTATTAG